Proteins encoded together in one Diabrotica undecimpunctata isolate CICGRU chromosome 3, icDiaUnde3, whole genome shotgun sequence window:
- the LOC140435548 gene encoding uncharacterized protein codes for MENIHLVVKIFVLACIILNTAAESPALNKLPYFEECIKLSGATSEDLTPKPDKMTHESKCFFFCAMKKEGAIDATGTYKPEEIFRIMKLYHGIEVPADQIKPISTCLTALGKVTNCDDIIKMHDCLKDYAKA; via the exons ATGGAGAATATACATCttgtggttaaaatttttgttctcgCTTGTATT ATTTTAAATACTGCAGCTGAAAGTCCAGCTCTAAACAAACTTCCATACTTCGAAGAATGTATCAAACTTTCAGGAGCCACATCGGAAGATCTTACACCGAAACCAGACAAAATGACCCACGAAAGCAAGTGTTTTTTCTTCTGCGCAATGAAAAAAGAAGGAGCTATTGATGCTACGGGCACTTACAAGCCAGAAGAAATATTTAGAATTATGAAGCTTTATCACGGTATTGAAGTGCCAGCAGATCAAATAAAGCCAATTTCAACTTGTTTAACAGCTCTTGGAAAAGTAACTAACTGCGATGATATTATAAAAATGCATGATTGTCTTAAAGATTATGCTAAAGCTTAA